Proteins encoded by one window of Massilia sp. NR 4-1:
- a CDS encoding hydrogen peroxide-inducible genes activator, which produces MTLTELKYIVAVARAKHFGHAAEACFVAQPTLSVAIKKLEDELGVVLFERGGAEISVTPLGAQIVAQAERVLEQTAAIKELAKQNKDPLSGPLRLGVIYTIAPYLLPPLVKTMIASTPQMPLVLQENFTVKLLEMLRQGELDAAIMALPLPEHGMSLQALYDEPFVVAMPSQHPWAARSRIPAEDLKSETMLLLGNGHCFRDQVLEVCPEMSRYSAPGNGMQRTFEGSSLETIRHMVASGIGLTVLPRASVQDMEGRDGMLQFRYFENPQPTRRVVLVWRKSFTRKAAIDAVCEAVAQCKLPGVTPVAKGEAQ; this is translated from the coding sequence ATGACACTGACCGAACTGAAATACATCGTAGCTGTTGCACGGGCAAAACATTTTGGACATGCCGCCGAGGCCTGCTTCGTTGCCCAGCCCACCCTCTCCGTCGCCATCAAGAAGCTCGAAGACGAGCTGGGCGTGGTGCTGTTCGAACGCGGCGGCGCCGAGATTTCCGTCACGCCGCTGGGCGCCCAGATCGTGGCCCAGGCCGAGCGCGTGCTGGAGCAGACGGCCGCCATCAAGGAGCTGGCCAAGCAGAACAAGGACCCGCTGTCCGGTCCGCTGCGCCTGGGCGTGATCTACACCATCGCGCCCTACCTGCTGCCGCCCCTGGTCAAGACCATGATCGCCAGCACGCCGCAGATGCCGCTGGTGCTGCAGGAAAATTTCACCGTGAAGCTGCTGGAAATGCTGCGCCAGGGCGAGCTCGACGCGGCCATCATGGCCCTGCCCCTGCCGGAACATGGCATGTCGCTGCAAGCGCTGTACGACGAACCCTTCGTGGTCGCCATGCCGTCCCAGCATCCATGGGCGGCGCGCAGCCGCATCCCGGCCGAGGACTTGAAGTCGGAAACCATGCTCTTGCTGGGCAACGGCCACTGCTTCCGCGACCAGGTGCTGGAAGTCTGCCCGGAAATGTCGCGCTATTCGGCGCCCGGCAACGGCATGCAGCGCACCTTCGAAGGCTCCTCGCTGGAAACCATCCGCCATATGGTGGCCAGCGGCATCGGCCTGACCGTGCTGCCGCGCGCCTCGGTGCAGGATATGGAGGGCCGCGACGGCATGCTGCAATTCCGCTATTTCGAGAATCCCCAGCCGACGCGGCGCGTGGTCCTGGTCTGGCGCAAGAGCTTTACGCGCAAGGCCGCCATCGACGCCGTGTGCGAGGCCGTGGCCCAGTGCAAGCTGCCGGGGGTGACGCCGGTGGCGAAAGGCGAAGCGCAGTAA
- the ubiA gene encoding 4-hydroxybenzoate octaprenyltransferase, producing MSRLALYARLVRLDKPIGTVLLLWPTLGALWMANGGPPAWQLILIFSLGTLLMRSAGVAVNDYLDRDFDRHVKRTAERPITSGRVSGKEAIGIAVLLAIISFCLILPLNLLVKQLSVVALGIAVTYPLFKRFFPVPQAYLGVAYGFGIPMGFAAIQNTVPPVAWLLLLSNMFWSVAYDTAYAMVDRDDDLKIGIKTSAITFGRYDVAMIMLCYAVHFGIQLFCGWYFGLGWPFLGGMALAIGCSVYHYFLIRGRERAPCFHAFRHNNYLGAAVFAGIALDYALR from the coding sequence CTGAGCCGCCTGGCCCTGTATGCCCGCCTGGTGCGGCTGGACAAGCCGATCGGCACCGTGCTGCTGCTGTGGCCCACCCTGGGCGCGCTGTGGATGGCGAATGGCGGGCCGCCGGCCTGGCAGCTGATCCTGATCTTCTCGCTCGGCACCCTGCTGATGCGCTCGGCCGGCGTGGCCGTCAACGATTACCTGGACCGCGATTTCGACCGCCATGTGAAGCGCACGGCCGAACGGCCCATCACCAGCGGCCGCGTCAGCGGCAAGGAAGCCATCGGCATCGCCGTGCTGCTGGCCATCATTTCCTTCTGCCTGATCCTGCCGCTCAACCTGCTGGTCAAGCAGCTCAGCGTGGTGGCCCTGGGCATCGCCGTCACCTATCCGCTGTTCAAGCGCTTCTTCCCGGTGCCGCAAGCCTATCTGGGCGTGGCCTACGGCTTCGGCATTCCGATGGGGTTTGCCGCCATCCAGAACACCGTGCCGCCGGTGGCTTGGCTGCTTCTGCTCAGCAATATGTTCTGGTCGGTGGCTTACGACACGGCCTACGCCATGGTCGACCGCGACGACGACCTGAAGATCGGCATCAAGACCTCGGCCATCACCTTCGGCCGCTACGACGTGGCGATGATCATGCTGTGCTACGCCGTCCACTTCGGCATCCAGCTGTTCTGCGGCTGGTATTTCGGTCTGGGCTGGCCATTCCTGGGCGGCATGGCGCTGGCTATCGGCTGCTCGGTCTACCATTACTTCCTGATCCGCGGACGCGAGCGTGCGCCCTGCTTCCACGCCTTCCGCCACAATAACTACCTGGGCGCCGCGGTGTTTGCCGGCATCGCGCTGGACTACGCCTTGCGCTGA
- a CDS encoding YqjD family protein, with the protein MEQTVQSTSKSSNGIGNGINHHADSAEAREKLMTDLKQSIQDAEQWLRSASLAGAADLGQVKARFEDSLRTAKIDLLKLEDSVIARTKIAAKATDNYVHDNPWKSVTVGATVGLLLGVLIARR; encoded by the coding sequence ATGGAACAGACCGTACAATCGACGAGCAAAAGCAGCAACGGCATCGGCAACGGCATCAACCACCATGCGGACAGTGCCGAGGCGCGCGAAAAACTGATGACCGATCTGAAGCAGTCCATCCAGGACGCCGAACAGTGGCTGCGCAGCGCCAGCCTGGCCGGCGCCGCCGACCTGGGCCAGGTCAAGGCCAGGTTCGAGGACAGTCTGCGCACCGCCAAGATCGACCTGCTCAAGCTGGAAGACAGCGTGATCGCGCGCACCAAGATCGCGGCCAAGGCCACCGACAACTACGTGCACGACAATCCCTGGAAATCGGTGACGGTGGGCGCCACGGTGGGCCTGCTGCTGGGCGTGCTGATCGCGCGCCGCTAA